One window from the genome of Equus quagga isolate Etosha38 chromosome 6, UCLA_HA_Equagga_1.0, whole genome shotgun sequence encodes:
- the LOC124240704 gene encoding interferon alpha-6-like, producing the protein MAQIHLLVAGVMLCSLPACSLDRDLPWIHSLEKQEIFMLLRQLERIPSQSCLKDRTDFKFPWGRENIPEMQRTEDACFHHEMLQQIINLFNTKDSHAAWKNTLLEQLLSRLDHGLERLEQMEGENLACPSLGIIVRKYFQRIYRFLKEKKFTLCAWEIVRVEMKRCLSIM; encoded by the coding sequence ATGGCCCAGATCCATTTGCTAGTGGCAGGAGTGATGCTCTGCTCCCTCCCCGCCTGCTCTCTTGACCGGGACTTGCCCTGGATCCATAGCCTAGAAAAGCAGGAAATCTTCATGCTGTTGAGACAGCTGGAACGTATCCCATCTCAGTCATGCCTGAAAGACAGAACTGACTTCAAATTTCCTTGGGGAAGAGAGAATATCCCCGAAATGCAGAGGACAGAAGACGCCTGTTTCCACCATGAGATGCTCCAGCAGATCATCAACCTCTTCAACACAAAGGACAGCCATGCTGCGTGGAAGAACACCCTCCTTGAACAACTACTGTCTAGGCTTGATCATGGCCTGGAACGCCTGGAGCAGATGGAAGGAGAAAATCTGGCTTGCCCCTCTCTTGGAATTATTGTCCGGAAATACTTCCAAAGAATCTATCgctttctgaaggaaaagaaattcaccctctgtgcctgggagattgtcagagtggaaaTGAAAAGGTGCCTTTCCATCATGTAA
- the LOC124241389 gene encoding interferon omega-2-like yields MALLPSLLTALVVISYGPGGALGCDLPHSHILVSRKNFVLLGQMRRISSIICLKDRKDFRFPQDMVDGRQFQKVQAMSVLHEMLQQTFNLFHTERSSAAWNTTLLDELCTGLLRQLEDLDTCLEQEMGEEESALGTVDPTLAVKRYFRGIHLYLKEKNYSDCAWEIVRMEIMRSFSSSANLQGRLGMNDEGLRSP; encoded by the coding sequence AtggccctcctgccctctctgttgACGGCCCTGGTGGTGATCAGCTATGGTCCTGGTGGAGCTCTGGGCTGTGACCTGCCTCACAGCCACATCCTGGTTAGCAGGAAGAACTTCGTGCTTCTGGGTCAAATGAGGAGAATCTCCTCCATAATCTGTCTGAAGGACAGAAAAGACTTCAGGTTCCCCCAGGACATGGTGGATGGCAGGCAGTTCCAGAAGGTCCAGGCCATGTCTGTCCTCCACGAGATGCTCCAGCAGACCTTCAACCTCTTCCACACAGAGCGCTCCTCTGCTGCCTGGAACACGACCCTCCTGGACGAACTCTGCACTGGACTCCTTCGGCAGCTGGAAGACCTGGACACCTGTTTGGAGcaggagatgggagaggaagaaTCTGCCCTGGGAACTGTGGACCCTACACTGGCCGTGAAGAGGTACTTCCGGGGGATCCATCTCTACCTGAAAGAGAAGAACTACAGTGACTGTGCCTGGGAGATTGTCAGAATGGAAATCATGAGATCCTTCTCTTCATCAGCAAACCTGCAGGGAAGATTAGGAATGAATGATGAAGGTCTGAGGTCACCTTGA